The window tcttctcctttagtaaataaaacccaCCAACTGTAGTAAACATAGCAGCCATAGAAATGATGAAAAATTCAAACTTACGTCCATAGGAGGTGGAAATAATCAGCAGCAAAACAGAAAGCCCCAGAAGCTGCATGTTGTCTCCAGGTCGATGCACCTGTTTCTGGTGTACCTGTACAGTGCAAAGCCAAATAATGAGTTTCACCTTCCCTGGATCGGCCAATCAATGAATAGCGGGGGGGAAAGAATGTGGTCCTGCTGGAAAATCTCATCTACAAACACACCCAGACCTGAAACACAGTATCCTCTCTTGCTTACCTTATTCTGACCTAGGTTCCCCTTCAACCTAAATGGATTTACAGACCTCTGTtattttgggagttttttttttaaatcttttattgaaaTCTTTGTCTACGTGACTTACTCCTTTCTGTATCACACTTTTCAATTAAGCACACAATAACAGCACATGCTGTGTGATGCATTACGATGAAGGTGAATTTCAGACTACTTTTGTAGGTTTGGAGTGCATCCTCAATGCACCCCAACACATTACACATCATGGCATGTGCTAGTATGCACTTTTTACTGAACTTATAGGTGTGAAGCCAgctttttgtacaaataaacttataaaactttaaattcaaactttatttttccaaGCATAAACTATATGAAATGTACAGCCTAAATGGATGACGTTTAGGTTGCTAAAActgagtaattaaaaaaaaaacatctcacaTTTAACCCATCACCTACTGATTCCTTaccttgtaaatgaaaaaatagtaaCCCAAACAAGACACTCATCAGTAGTACATCATTAGAAAGACTGTCATCAAAGTCAGGGTAGGTAGAGGGAAGATTGGGTCTGGAGCATCATGTGACCACAGGTTTGGGTGAGTACAAATAGGTATTTGGTTTTTAAAGAGTTTTGCCAGTGATCAGTTGTTGGTGGTGGGGTGATAGGGAGGTGTGGGAAGAGGGTTTGAATTATCTCaacataaaatgattgaaaaaacaaaatttatttaatgtaattgtaCCATTCCTTGCATGCGGTGActgcatttgtttgtttatttgcatttcacTTTTAGGATTTCTTCCATTTAATCTCACTTGGTCATCCTACAATAACATACTTCCTGTTTCATTACagctagactttttttttttcaattgtatccATAGAAGTAGTCATGGTGGTCACCCAGGATGGACTTTATACTTGTCTACCTTTGATTATTTCTATGATACGGTGGATTGATAGGATTAAAAGCTCACAAAAGATGAAAGGAAGTgcaattgacactttttttttggaaaaaaatggtatATTCTGTACTAAAAAATtatcccaaaaacaaaacaaaaaatgcagctTCCACATCTAAGGAATTGTaaactataatatattacattactggtattgtgtttaaaaatgctATAACAGCTGGCAGCTAAACAGGGCAATGGGGAAAATAAGGATTGGGGTGTTTTGTTCTGCATGGGCAAGGCACATGTTTGCTTTAGGGCCCATTTAGACTGTTGTGATAGgtaaaatgcttgttttaatGCATGTTACCATGTAATGTGCATTAAtatccattcttggtttgctggattgcccagattctcccatgataatctatcttctctagctcttggagagcttaataaacaGGTTCATTCATTGTGatactgtgcattgcagtaatacaGTTATTGTGGGGCTCAGGTCATAACGGATGTTCCTGATGTGAACAAGTTCTCAATCTTCAATTGGCACTACAACTTCAACTTTGAATTAATTGATCCAGAAGGTTCTGGCCAAAGGCTCCAAGTAAAACGGGCATGTGCTCTTCATAccttatatgattttttttttaatcacaaagtTAGTATACAACCACAACTCCTGTGAAACAGAAAGTCTAAACTGTAACTTAGTCTTAGTTAAAGTCCTAACCGTAAACAGTAACTTCTGCAATCTCTCTATGCATTCTTGTTTGTCCTGCTTTTTTGTTTCTGTGCTGAGAGAGAATGTAAAACTTTTGTGAACTGCTATTTCTACctcaacaaaaaaatgccaaCTTTGCTTGGAATGTCATCTAACTGGTTTGTGCTGCCAGACAATTCTCACATTCTTTGTGTGTAGGGTAAGGAATGAATAAACTGCTCATACCAGATGGACAACCTGAAAAGTGGTCAGGGGGGATGAGCACTGAAAATGCAAGATTTTGAAAACAGATGCAGTTTTAGGCTAAAGTTTAATCAGAATACGTAACAGGACTGAGTTgctctcaagtttttttttcatagtaacTCTTCTGTTAGCGCCAAAAGCTAAGGTCAGCAGGTCTCCAAAAactacattagaagctgcagttcTATGTGCATATAAAAGTTTAAAGAGCACCTGGTGGTGGGAATCCAATTGACCAAAAaggaggaaaataatttttttcatgtaaatgcaGCAGCCTTTTAGGGTGTTGTGATGGTTGTGGCATGTGGTTTCTGGATATGCTCCATCTTTTgcttaagcttttttttcttcctaagcCTAGTTTAATTTCTGATATTTATACAAGTTGTGGAATAATGTTTTACCTCTGATAACCTTTTTGGGCTACAGTAAAGGtgttcattattacttttttttttaagttttctttttttttttcttttacattttcttatgcAGAGGAGCATGGGGTTGATGTCTGCATCAGGGAAGGTAAGAATAAGGATTTGGGGTTACTGAGACATGTTAAATTACCAAGGGTCCTGCCTCTGCTTCAGCTCTGTCGACCAAGCTGTGAGACTGAAAGCTCCAGCTTTCCTGATTCCAAAGCAAAAGTGGATCCTATAGTACCAGTCCCTGCTAGGCGGTGCATTTTCAGGGATTGGAGCCATCAAGTGCAGTAACTCATGGTGTCATTCCTATCCTCCCCAGTGTGTGTGTGGCTCAAGTGGCTAGCACTCCTTGCAACACTGgtgtcccaggtttgaatatcaCCCCAGAgggattctccctgtgtttctccCTTTGTTTATTTGGGTTTCCAGGCACTCTGTTttcccccacacctccaaaacatgcagttaggtaaagtGGCTCCCCCAAAAACTGTCCATGGTATGTCAAAAACCAAAGTACAGCAAAGGTTACTGGCTGCTGGGCATGATGATATAATTATGAATAAcaaactaactaaaaaaaaatgcagaggcAGTACCATAACCTAACATGTCTCTGTAACTTCTAACTATTATGCTAATCCTTTCTAATTTAGGAAGTAAGGAGAACAATTATGAGCCAAGACAAAAAGGGGATGTGACTACAAGATTCTGCAGATTCGGCAGGATTTAAAGTGACACAAATAAGTAGAGTCTGGGGCTCCTTTAATAATATTCCCTATAAATACATTGCCACAAGTTATTTAGATACGCATAAGCCCCAGAACTGAGAATCATTTTTGAACTTGCATTACATATGTCTTCTTCTACAGAAGAACATCATTAAAACACTTGgaatgtacagtacatatatattataccatataGAAAACACTTGCACCATTGCCCACCTCTGCATACCCTGCAACCTCTTACTTTTCTGCTGTCCCTGAATTCTTCTGCACTTCTTTCACCAATCCAATCCCTTCCACTTCTACATTCTGAACCTCTTTATACCTTTGCATCCCGATTCTACACCCTCTTCTACCTCTGCACCCCTTCCACCCTTCCCCCAAGGGATACTAGGATAAATCAATTTTGATCAATTTTGGAGCAGTTCCTAAATGTTCTATTGTGGTAGTAGCAGCCAGAGTGGGGTTTCAGcatggattattttattttaggagcgCGGAggctaataaatatattattaatagtttTTCTTTGAGGAGTGGCTTTTTAGGTTTGAAATGTTTTATCAGTAGTGCCTCTACCCTACTTTGAGAATAGGAAGAAATAGAATCGTTAGATTGGAGAATATTTGTCTGTAAGGCTTTTCTAGACATCCCCTGGTTGTGGCCAGTTCTTAATCCTGAACTGAATGGCAGTCATATAATTAAGTATAAGTACTGTTCAGCACAATAGTATTAAGAGCCAAGGCTGATGTGATAATGCATTCCCTAGAGTTGTGTCCATGACAGTCTTGGCTCACAAGAAGAAAACGGAATGATGTGGACTAGAAATGCACCATCTTTTGGAGTATGTTTTGCTGCAGACagtgctggattgaaggtaagtattgcagtgAGAGACATCACCTTTTTGAGCAAATtagcagatttttttaataaacatggaGATAAGTTGTATCTTATATAACCTAACTGGGCCAGGTACCTaaccttcttttattttaatttccaagAATTTTGTTTCTAATTCTAAGGATATCTTTCACTTATATTCTGCAttgaagaaaatgttattatacaaaaaaaaaaaaaaaaacatgcatcttCTTTTCTGTCTAAGCACAGCTGATTTCTGTCTCTCACATAGACACATACATAACTGCAGTGATATCCAGCTGAACTGTCACTTCTTTTGGGATGTCATAGTCATAGTATGTTGTTGTCCCTGGCTGGCGATGTGACATTTCAATTTGTTGAATGAAATGGCTTTCTCTAGTGGCTAAACtacaaatctttttatatatacctgAAAAACATGACAATAATATGGTAGAGTAAAATTAATACCCACACATTTTTATCTTAACAAATTTATTAAGTGTATAggtaaaacataaaagaacataattataccacaatatactgtaaagtaaaacaaagtacagtgtaagaataaaacacagatacatttgaaatatttgtagATAAAAGACACTTCATGATACAACTGTAGTTGAATGAATGGTAACTTGTGTGTAAGTCTGTTATTTCCCAATTAATAATAGATTCTGTTATTGCCCATGTCCTGAGAGAAGTGGAAGTTCCTAGGCAGAGCACAAACCCATATCCGTGATGTCCTTGCTCTGGATCTACCGCCACTTCCAGGAGTTCAGTAATAACTAGCAGTCTTTAATACTGGATGGGAGCCGCATCTCTGCGGGGAAACTTGCAATCTGTCACCCTTTACAGCAAATGCATATAAACAGCagattatacattttaaacactattatattcataaacaatccATTTAACCAatataacatttctaaaaaaaagtccaacagGAAAGGGTGGAGGGTATCAGAGCGGAGGTAGCGGGTGGGCCTGGGAACTCAAGTGCAGAGAGCTGGCTATGAGAGTGATAAAAAGAAGATGTGAGATTCAGTTTGGCGGCCACAATAAAGGACTGAGATACCATTTTAGGATTGACAATATACCACAGTGCAATCAatgtaaatgatacatttttcctGCGAAAGTGTATATTCAATTGAATTTCAATATGTTAGTTTTATATAAAGGGGGACATGGATTATGAAGTCCCTTTCACATCAGCATTCTACCTACTCCATCTTGCTGACTTTACCAGCCAAGCATATCGCAAATTGCCTCGGATCTGCTTTGCCAGGGCATGCATCCTGGTACACTGGCATCAGACCAAGGCCAATTACAATGGCCATGTGGTTTTCTGGACTCATGTTAATCAAAGATCAAACTGCTACGTTAAGAGGTTCTAGTGCTTTGAAAAGGATAGTTTTACTAGAAAATGTTTAGATcttctaaatattattaataatattgtaaaaaacagtatttatatagtgccaacatattatacagcattgTACATTTCAGATCCACATAGGAGGTTAAAGCTACCTTGGGTGCTTTTGTGTGGAGTCACTGATAGAAATCACAGACATGCTAACATTTTCCTACTttatacaaagctaaaaaaaatttgaacacacGCACAGGCCATATTCAGACAGTTGCATTACACATCCATAGGTGCACCATGAAgtcatttattctgaatgacacCCCAACATGCCTTTCCCAATGCCTTTTTGTTCCTGCACATCACATATGCATGAAATTCACTTTTCAATGTATTAGGAAGCCCAAACAAAtgaacaatattaacaaacattaTCACACATGTACCACAAATATATGAACAGACcgttaagagaaaaaaaatcaacctttacTAATGAATATTATACAATTCCAGCTAAAGAGTGAAAAAGGATACAAAGTAATATATGTGTTATAATTTCATTGATGTAAAGTTACAATAATGCAAATCAGATCTGGactaaaaacagattacaaatattttctatataaaatgctattataaatgaaaaaaaatgtataaatcaccCTGTTGGTAATATATTCAGATTGGCTTATATTTGTGACACTATTACACAATACAAAACTCAAAGCAAGACATACGGTAaacaaactatattaaaaaagaaatactgatGAGTCATTTTCTCCTCTCAAGCTATTTTACCAGAAAGTTAGACCTATGTACAAAAATAAGTAAGAAAGtgtcccataaaaaaaaaattagttacagtttatttacatgtttaaagAGTTAATTATTACCTGTGATTTTGACAGTTGTTAGAAGGCTAAAAAAGACCATTGCTGAATGATCACTAGTTGGACACCATGTAACTGATTTCTGTGGCCAGCTGCTAAGGCACCTGCAGTTTGCTTTACATATGAGTAATAATGTATTACAGTAACAAAGACACGCTAtatagttaaacaaaaaaaacattttgatgtgaTGTTTGTATTAATAGAATTGGAATGCCATTTTGCCAATCTCAGTATTATCTCATATGACTAACGATTTACCAGAATTACTGCTAGAAATTAGTATGACAGTTATGATGTAATGTTTGCTATCAAGCATGTAAAGCAGATCTGTTATCAATAACTTTATTTTCAGTGAGCAGACTGGTTTCTCCTTTACATtgtgaaacattttgtttttaaatttttgtatttttttctaaatacttatttaaatgttatagttAGTTATTATCCAAGAGGCTGTTGGATTGTACACAGATTTCTGATGGAACCACCTGATCTCATTTTGCTCATGCACAAAATTATGGCATGGTAATTTACATTTGTGAAACACCCACTGATGATGTGGCCCCTTATCTCACATACTGTATGTGCAGAATGAGATCGGGCATTCCTACCAATGCCTGGTGTGAAATCCTGCAGCCTCATAGGATTTATGACATaaatatctcaggaggcttcaggaTTACCAATCAATCTTTCTTGTAGATGCAGAGGCTCTGGATGTGAAATTTATTACCTTAATataagtatttaaaatacaaactaaaaaatataatttttaagttATGTAAGGGAGCAGATAATCCTATCACCCAAAATGAAATTTTTGGTGATGGGTCTACTTTAGGCAGTTTAGATCTAAACTCAGGTGGGTGGATTTTGACAGTGGAACACCCTAACACCCTCTAACGCCCCTGgttattactgaaaataattagAGCAGTTGACTTCTTTTTCTGTACAGATGTCTGATTGTGGAGGAGTCttatagagcagcggtcgccaactggtggtctgtgagaacatattggtggtctgtggctctggctggtgcccctgctggggggcgcactggccagagccgcggaccatgtccccccaatgaatcacaggctcagggtggtgggcgagttgtgtctctggacacaacccacccaatctcccatcgcaggctcagagctcagagtgggtgggttctggcatcatgacattactctggggaaagtgtcttcctctttgagtgacatacggctccccccgcggtccagagtccgtgaaattagtggtccgtgagctccaaaaggttggcgaccactgttatagAGGTCTGCCGCTTCTATCCTCTTCAGCAAATGCTGACAAATGTAATTGAACAGTCCTGCACACCTAACACCTAAAATTGGCTGCCTGGGAGTGGTTAACCACAAGGGTGAAAAAAACCCAATCTTTACCCAAATGAATTAACAGGTTCATAATAATATTCAACATAAAAATGGCTACAAATGACAACTGTGTATGTTATTTATGCAGCATACAGCTACAGAATATCAACACCTTTCCATTCCAGTGAATTCTGATTGATAACTTCTTTAAAAGCATTAACACCTGATCTTGTgtcaattatatataaatgaataaaaattttatatatttaggatatatGGATACATTGCAGGTAAACTCTACTGCCTGGGCTGGccattctttttgtaatttttttagacaTCAAACAGCAGATTTTTTCAGACGTTCCAGTTGGCTCATCTGGGCTGCTTTTATCTTTAGCTAAAATTCCTAGACCTTAGCATGAAGtctacaaaaacaaaagtcaatgggACAACATTTTAAGTGTACCAGTAGATGTGTGCTGCTTATACAATATGAAAAAGTGCAGGTGCAGTGCAGTTAGAATACagctttttttctccttaacATTGTGATGTTCAGCCCTGGCAGACAGTACAGCCCGCTTGgttttctctactgcagttaaTACTATAAAATCTTAACCCTGTCCCAAGGCTGTGATTGTATCTTGAAAGATAATTCCATTCTCTGTCCCTTTTATTCTCCAATCAGTATGTCTTGTTAGCACACAACAGCCCAGCTGATTGACACTGGTCTGTGTCctgcttcttcttttattgaaataaacaagTCTCATATCATATACATAGATAGACCAAGATGACATTCAGATACACTGAGGGTGAGCTCAGTTATAAACAATGCCATACATAAGATTtctataaatgtgtatttgtgtatgCCACTACAAATCCTTTGCTTTCCTGCACtgttttttgtgaatggagcttcccatttaaaatgaaaattctgcttACATCTTGTCTGAGTTAGACTAATGTCAGACAAGCATTTCTGTCCCTGGAAGCAACCTATTAGTGACAGAATCACTAATTTTACTTATACCCAATGCTCACCTCTAATCTTTTGTGCCTGTACGTTTATATATAAATGCCTGgaaattacctttaataaataGATTCTGGGCATTTCAATACcatattattgcaatgcattATGCTAACATTCATTTAACACGTTTGCCAATTTCTAACCAACTGTATAGCTTGTTTGCTTCTCTCTGTATTTGGATAGTAGATTTtagattacaattttatttttattgttaacacATTTGTatgctttaaaggttttttttttttcatttcttagaAACTGGACATGACTGTCCCACTTTCAGATTCTATTGCGCTTCCTTTCCTTTGAAGTGTATTGAACTTGCTAATCATCTTTGTTTTGAAGCATGCCACATGTTTCAAAACATGTATGGCATCATTTCGGAACTTTACTCCCACAAAGGCATAAAGCACAGGATTTAGACAACAGTGAAAATACCCCAACAATTCTGTAATTATAAGTGCTAGCTGAAGTTGTTGGACATTTATGCAACGTTTGATTAAGTTTAGCCGATCCAAAGTATCAACAAACATGACTACATTGTATGGCGTCCAGCACAGGAAAAAGACGCTGGTGATCACTATGGCCACTCTaacagctctctttttttctcgtCTTGGTGATCTGCACAAGGTGACTATAATGTGACAATAGCAAAAGGTCATGAGGATTAATGGAATTAAAAAGCCTACCAAATGATTGAGGAATCTCCCAGCTTGCCAATATTTATTGGTAGGAAAATAGGTCTGGGTATATCCACACCTAGTAATATTCCCATCTTGAAAAGTTCCCAATGTAAACAGGTTTGGAAATGATAAAAGAAGGCAGATGCACCACACGCCAAAGCATGGGATATGTACAGTCTTGACACGTCGATTCCTGAAGGCATTGATAGCATGGATAATAGCCAGGTATCGGTCAATACTGATACATCCCAGGAGAAGACTGCTGCAGTAGAAGTTTACACGGCTGATAACTCTCACAATCTTACAGAGGTAATCTCCGAATACCCATCCAACCAACGCTTCAGCCACACCAAAGGGGAATGTAAAAAGCatcagcaaatctgcaatggccAAGTGCACCAGGAAATTATCTGTGCTTGAGCGTAAGCGACGGTGCCTCATAAGGATATAAAGCACAAGGCCATTTCCCATAATGCCGATTACAAATACAATGCTATAAAGCAATGGAGTAAAAATTTGCTGGAATTTCCAAAGTTCTTTTTGGTTTTCCTCCAAGGTATAATTACATGTATAACCAGTGAAGTCATCAAGGGCATCACCAAAGTGTGAAGTTGTGTCTACCTGTatataatgcaaaagaaaaagaagcattAAACTGATGACTGCAGCAGCAATATGCATAGTTAACACATACGTGGAATACATGTTTTCATGTTAAAATtgctaaaaacatttgaaaatttaacttgtaataaaataccaaaaaactaTAAATATCTTAATGCTATCAATAATATGCAAGAAGATTATTCTGTTCAACCTACATATATAGCCAGGGATGTAGAACTTCTGCCAAGTTTGTATTATTCCCACTGCTCCTAATAATTTTTGTCAATGAGTCTCAAAGTGATAAATGCAAAATTGTACAGTTGTCACTAAACCTGGATgtaaaagaaatattcaaatatgGACACAGTAACAGCTAAGAGAGCTTTTCTATTCACTTTGGAGACATTCTGCTTATTTTTACTTGTGTCTGCAGGACAGGAAGTTAAAGAAAAATCTTCCTAATGATACACAAGGAACAAATATTTTcaactaaaatatttactattcTATCCAGAGcctaagaaaaaaacaacaactatgGCTCTGAGGGCTCTTTAAGGAGAATCTGTCCGGATGCATTACAATCAATGTGGCAGATTCTCTTGAAGAGGTACACCCCTACGAACTAATATTTAACTTTGCATACCTCAATTTATTTGTAGAACCCACCATTGGCCCCTGAATAGGAAAAATGACTGACTCTTCATAAAGTCAATAATGTGCATGTTGTCTGTGTGTACTGCAGAGTTACAAAGTTTGGCCATCACATGTACAATTTTGCAGCCCTTTTAacctaaaacagaatttttttttttttgggtaattaTGGGCAGGACACAAAATTAATCCCATATGTCTGTATGGCCTACAGGGCAAATTCTCTATTGCAGCCTGCACAGTTAAAAatctagttttaaaataaacttgagaTTAAgaacatgtaaaatgtgtataaaaacacTTTCTATTTTGCTGACACAAATCATAGTTTTGGTAAGCGCTTTATATCTTTTGTTTGAAGTACAGATCTTAACCGCTCATTTGCACATTACAGCTGCAGAGTACAGTATCTTTCCATTCACCCACACATGTTGGCAGCCTCTTCACACATATTTACATGATCACTAAAAATGAAAGTTCTATCAGTGCTTTTCATGCACTGATAAGTATAGATGTGCTACTAAATGCAAAACAGCACAACTTCATTTAGGGTAATTTAAAGGGCAGCTTATGTAAGTAAAAACTGATGACAAGGATAAGGGAAAGTGATTGGTATGTGTAAATATCACCTCCAAACCACTTTTCTGATAATCAACTTTTTGAACCTTCATTTTGGAATCCTCCAAGGGTATTACGtctaaagctatatacacattCTTGATTTTTGTGGCCCAAAGAGAATAGCTATATTTATCTAGGCTGATATTCTAGCATCTGTACAACAGTCCCATGTATGTAATGATAGGAATGACCACCGTTGTTTCCTAATGGGGAGGAAGCAGCAGGACGCCTTCTGATCGTCCTTCCCTTCCCCTCCTCATAGAACCAAACAGCTTTGtctgtacagcattcattcatacTGTTGTTGCAGCAAAAGAtcactaaaaatgttttctactttataaataatagtaaacACTAACAGTGGTctcttttggtctggtaaatagaCCTTTTGAAATAAAGGCAAAATTCCTAAGAGGAATAGGGAAGCAAAGAATATTTCTGGTGGATCATCTATTGATGTTTTCTTTGCAGGgtctttaaaagaataaaacattgagAAATATGCACTTATTGcagatatttttattgcatataccAAAAACGTACCTGAAATTTCtacttaaaatatttatggatAATATTTAGCTgtgacatacactttaaggagATTGGTAATGTATTCATTGCTACATACTTTATGTTCCATAGTTGAAAGCTCAGATAATTTAGAGCAGTATTTGTCAACCacactaaggttcctccagagattgctgggggttgcttaagtaatgagcagtttgtggctctcaggtcagtttaggtaaaCACCaatgattactattattattattatacaatattaatttagcaccaacataatatgtagcaaagtccatagtcatgtcactaacagtccctcaTAGGGGCTTACAATTTAAAGTATCATAGGCATATGTCTTTAACTCAGTCAATtgtttaggggaaagccaattaacctaattgcatgtctttagaatgtgagaggaaaccggagtacctggaggaaatccacccaaacgcagggagaacctgcaaattccatggccgagatttgaacctgggaccaagagCTGCAAAGGCCCCCGTGCTGCCCatgatttttttggttatcaATAAAGGTAATATTCTTCGCACTGaaaagcaatgtaagagaaattcttcctattcaccaccacactaatgtactgtgaaatagtaattttagtacgggttccctgaaaaccgcaaagttatttcaagggttcccctctGTTAGAAAGGTAAAGAAACAATGGTTTAGAGAATTGGTAGAGAGCAGAGAGAATAATTCAGGAAATCTGCAGA of the Pyxicephalus adspersus chromosome 11, UCB_Pads_2.0, whole genome shotgun sequence genome contains:
- the CXCR5 gene encoding C-X-C chemokine receptor type 5 isoform X1, producing MSFPIDLLEMSNDGELLVYEIEDMPKFSTDDNYSEYVDTTSHFGDALDDFTGYTCNYTLEENQKELWKFQQIFTPLLYSIVFVIGIMGNGLVLYILMRHRRLRSSTDNFLVHLAIADLLMLFTFPFGVAEALVGWVFGDYLCKIVRVISRVNFYCSSLLLGCISIDRYLAIIHAINAFRNRRVKTVHIPCFGVWCICLLLSFPNLFTLGTFQDGNITRCGYTQTYFPTNKYWQAGRFLNHLVGFLIPLILMTFCYCHIIVTLCRSPRREKKRAVRVAIVITSVFFLCWTPYNVVMFVDTLDRLNLIKRCINVQQLQLALIITELLGYFHCCLNPVLYAFVGVKFRNDAIHVLKHVACFKTKMISKFNTLQRKGSAIESESGTVMSSF
- the CXCR5 gene encoding C-X-C chemokine receptor type 5 isoform X2, with the translated sequence MEFAGSPCVWVDFLQVDTTSHFGDALDDFTGYTCNYTLEENQKELWKFQQIFTPLLYSIVFVIGIMGNGLVLYILMRHRRLRSSTDNFLVHLAIADLLMLFTFPFGVAEALVGWVFGDYLCKIVRVISRVNFYCSSLLLGCISIDRYLAIIHAINAFRNRRVKTVHIPCFGVWCICLLLSFPNLFTLGTFQDGNITRCGYTQTYFPTNKYWQAGRFLNHLVGFLIPLILMTFCYCHIIVTLCRSPRREKKRAVRVAIVITSVFFLCWTPYNVVMFVDTLDRLNLIKRCINVQQLQLALIITELLGYFHCCLNPVLYAFVGVKFRNDAIHVLKHVACFKTKMISKFNTLQRKGSAIESESGTVMSSF